The sequence below is a genomic window from Salinispira pacifica.
GCTATTTCCAGAATGCCCCCACCCGGGCATGGACGCTGAATATCAGTCTGCTGATCATTGCCATGGTGGTTGTGGGCGGTTTTAAGTCCATTATCGGAACGTTTCTCGGTGCGGTGATTATCTACGGAATACCGAACCTCTTTCTCAAGGATCTTCTGGGTGATATTTCCTACGTATTTTCCGGTGTGCTGATCATTCTGGTAATTCTCTTTTATCCCCGGGGCTTTGTCTTCGTCGGGGAGGATCTGCGCCGGCTGCTTCGCCGGGGGCTGAAAGCCGGTAAGCGGGAGGCAAAGTAAATGAACGAAAACAAGGCAATTTTAAGCATAGATTCCCTGACCATGACCTTCGGCGGTCTGAAGGCCGTTGACGATTTGAACTTCAGCATGAACAGCGGGGAAATTGTCGGGCTCATAGGTCCCAACGGGGCCGGGAAGACCACGGTTTTCAACTGTGTCACCCAGTTCTACAAAGAATACAGCGGAAACATCACCATTCACGGAGATGACGGTCCCGTTGATTTACAGACCGTGCCGGTTACCAAGGTGATCAAGCACGGCATCGTCCGGACCTTCCAGAATTTGGACCTGGTTCCCGACCTGTCCATTATCGACAACGTGTTGATCGGCGCCCATGTCTCCTTCAAGACGGGTATTATCTCCCACATTCTGAAAACCGGAAAAGCCCGGGCTGAGGAAGCGGAGTACCGTCAAAAGGCCCTGGGCATTCTGGAATTCCTGGGGATCCACACTCTGCGGGACGCTCTGGCCGGCGGACAGCCCTATGGTATCCTGAAAAAAATCGAAATCGCCCGGGCACTGATGGCGGATCCCAAACTGATGATTCTGGACGAACCGGCCGCCGGATTGAATGACCGGGAAACCGATGAACTGGACCGGCTCATCTACCGCATACGGGATGAGTTTCACACATCAATTTTACTGATTGAACACGATATGGGATTGGTCATGAATATCTGTGACCGGGTCTGCGCAATAAACTTCGGCAAGTTCCTTGCCATGGGTACCCCGGATGACATTAAAAACGACCCCTCTGTTCAAGAGGCGTACCTGGGACAGGAGGATCAAGCATGAAGCCTTTATTATCGGTAGAAAACCTCAGTGTATCCTACGGAGCCATTCAGGCCCTCCGTTCGGTGAACCTGGAAGTTCCCCGGGGGAAGATCGTGGCCATACTGGGAGCCAACGGCGGAGGGAAGACCACTCTGCTGAAGAAGATTTCCGGACTGGTACCTGCTGTCCAGGGGACCGTCACGTTCAAAGACCAGGACATTACCGGCATAAGTGCCGAGGCCATAGCCCAGGCGGGAATAGTCCAGGCACCCGAAGGACGCCAGATTTTCGGTGAACTGACAGTGAAGGAGAACCTGCAGATTGGTGCCTTCACCGTGAAGGATGCAAAGCAGCGGGAGCAGAACCTTCAAAGGGTGTACCGCTACTTCCCGGTACTGGAGGAACGAAGCAGCCAGATTGCCCAGACCCTTTCGGGGGGCGAACAGCAGATGCTGGCCATCGGCCGTGCGCTAATGGCCAGTCCGGAGATTCTCATTCTCGATGAACCTTCCCTGGGGCTTGCGCCGCTGATTGTCCGGGATATCTTCGCCATTATCCAGGAAATCCGGGAAAACGGCACAACGGTGCTCATTGTTGAGCAGAATGCCATGCAGACCCTGAAAATCGCCGATTTCGCCTATGTTCTGCAGGTGGGCAGCATGGTGAAATCCGGAACCGCCCAAACGCTCCGGGAGGACC
It includes:
- a CDS encoding ABC transporter ATP-binding protein, which gives rise to MNENKAILSIDSLTMTFGGLKAVDDLNFSMNSGEIVGLIGPNGAGKTTVFNCVTQFYKEYSGNITIHGDDGPVDLQTVPVTKVIKHGIVRTFQNLDLVPDLSIIDNVLIGAHVSFKTGIISHILKTGKARAEEAEYRQKALGILEFLGIHTLRDALAGGQPYGILKKIEIARALMADPKLMILDEPAAGLNDRETDELDRLIYRIRDEFHTSILLIEHDMGLVMNICDRVCAINFGKFLAMGTPDDIKNDPSVQEAYLGQEDQA
- a CDS encoding ABC transporter ATP-binding protein, with translation MKPLLSVENLSVSYGAIQALRSVNLEVPRGKIVAILGANGGGKTTLLKKISGLVPAVQGTVTFKDQDITGISAEAIAQAGIVQAPEGRQIFGELTVKENLQIGAFTVKDAKQREQNLQRVYRYFPVLEERSSQIAQTLSGGEQQMLAIGRALMASPEILILDEPSLGLAPLIVRDIFAIIQEIRENGTTVLIVEQNAMQTLKIADFAYVLQVGSMVKSGTAQTLREDPELIEAYLGT